The following proteins are encoded in a genomic region of Oncorhynchus kisutch isolate 150728-3 linkage group LG18, Okis_V2, whole genome shotgun sequence:
- the dtx3la gene encoding E3 ubiquitin-protein ligase DTX3L1: MGAKQEKMYCTRYLDGQGPPALIDQANGDVKGSYAEVSEGSQPEGQMTWVILHRDLPGYPGDNTIQINYVFADGIQTDKHPNPGQTFLGMRTLAYLPDNRDGRRILGLLDKAFYQRLVFTVATNENGEDMVTWADIPHKTTPDAGKDSHSYPDPDYLKTAKKILKDKGIE, translated from the exons ATGGGTGCTAAACAAGAGAAAATGTACTGCACCAGGTACTTGGATGGTCAGGGACCCCCAGCACTGATAGACCAAG ctaatggggatgtgAAGGGGAGCTATGCTGAGGTGTCAGAGGGCAGCCAGCCAGAGGGACAGATGACATGGGTCATTCTACACAGAGACCTCCCTGGTTACCCAGGGGACAACACCATACAGATCAATTATGTTTTTGCAGATGGAATACAAACA GACAAGCATCCCAATCCAGGGCAGACGTTTTTGGGAATGAGGACATTGGCGTATTTGCCCGACAACCGCGATGGAAGGAGGATCCTGGGGCTATTGGATAAGGCCTTCTACCAGAGGCTGGTCTTTACTGTAGCAACCAATGAGAATGGAGAGGATATGGTCACATGGGCAGATATACCCCATAAAACAACCCCTGATGCAGGAAAAGACAG TCACAGCTATCCAGACCCAGACTACCTGAAAACAGCGAAGAAAATACTGAAAGACAAAGGCATCGAATGA